The genomic DNA CCGCACTGGGCGCAAGCCTGGAACGGGCAGGCAAGGCAACCGGATTTGCGATTAGCATTGTGATTATCTTCAGCTACTATCTGCTGGCGGTCGTCTCTGGATCGATCGCTCAGGTGGGCACTATTCCTCCTGTGGTGGGAGCCTGGCTGCCCAATATTTTTGGTTTAGTAGCGGCGATCTGGCTGATTCGGCGATCGTCCCGTTAATTCCATCCCGCCAACCGTCATTCCTGCCAATAAACCCACGACTTCGCCCAGGAGGACTGTCTGATGCTGCCTAAGCAAACTCCCCGATCGGCAAACCTGACTCAGGGACGGCAAGCCATGCGGCGACAAATTATCGCTCTCAACCATCCGATCGTCTGGAGTGGCGCGGCTGTTTTAGTGCTGTCTGGGCTGTTTCTGGCGGAATATTGGCAGTCCCAATTCGGAAACAATTCGTCAAACCTAAACGCAACGAATTCAGCAGGACAAGACAATCCCCTTCTGCAAGGATCTTCCAATCAGGGCTTTAATCCTTCTGCCAACTCCGGTAGCCTGCCCGATTTACCGCTGCCCGTTCTTCCCGGCGAAGCTGTTAGCCAATCTCCTGTCCCGATCGATCCCGCCCTGCGATCGCCAACCCAATCTCCACAGAATAAACCTCAACCCAGTTCCCGCACCGTTCGATCTGCCTCCCGCCCTGAAAACGACTCCTCGCTAAGTTTGTATAACCCAATGGGTGTCCCTATGCCCCGCGCCTGGGAGAATTTCGCGAATCCGGCTCAACTGCCAGGGGACGACCGTCGTGCTGCAACTCCAACTGCCAATCCAACTGCCAATTCGACCGCCAATCCGACTGCCAATTCTCCAGCAGTGAGTCCACTTCAGTCTGCCCTCGATCGAATGAAGTCTCCAGTCAATCCGAGTGCCAATTTGCCTCAATCTCCGCAAGCACCTAATGTAGGGCAGGGGAATCCCGCCAACAGCTCACTGGGCAACGGCATTCCTCCAACCGGAGCGATCGAACCGAGGGCAATGGGAACTGGACAACCGAATTCAAATTCCGTGATTCCCCAGTCATCCTATACCCCCACACCGCAAACGACAGGCTACACAATGCCCCCCGCTTTCCGCACGCCAGACAACTCCTCACCCTACAGTTCTCCTACTGCCAGCCCGATCGCCTCTCCAGAAATGCCCTCAACGCTGCCATCCGCCCCTGCACCCATGCCGCAGTCAAATCTAGGACAGACGACGCAGAGTGGTTCTTTTGGAGCGATCGGAGGTCGGGAGATTAATAGCTTCTCGAATCCTTAGAAAACTTGTGTCAGTGGGGTGGATGGAAATTGCTGGGGCGATCGGTCTGGGTAAAGGCGGATTGGGACTGGCAAATAGAATTTTTGTGGGGGCGATATATCTCTGTGTAAGGGCGGGTTTGAAACCTGCCCCTACGGGGTGTTTAACGTGTCTCCAGGAAATGAACGCCTAGTCGTCGAAATGACGCACGATCGCCTCAGCAAATTCGGAGCATTTCAGCGGTGGTTCTACAGGGGGTTCCATCAGACGTGCGAGGTCATAGGTCACTTCCCGGTTAGAAATGGCGGCTCCAATGCCCTGCTTAATCAGATCAGCAGCTTCCTGCCAGCCCATATACTCCAGCATCATCACGCCCGACAGAATCACTGAACCGGGGTTAATCCGATCGAGTCCGGCGTGTTTGGGAGCCGTTCCGTGGGTCGCTTCAAAAACTGCGGAGGAATCGCCGATATTCGCACCCGGACCCATGCCCAGTCCACCCACGATCGCCGCTGCTGCATCAGAAAGATAATCGCCGTTCAGGTTCATGGTTGCCAGAATCGAGTATTCGTCTGGGCGGGTCTGGATTTGCTGGAAGATGCTGTCGGCAATGCGATCGTTCACCATCACTTTGGTCTTCCACTGTCCGTTGCCGTGGGTTGCGCCAATCTCATCCAGGACGGACTGCACTTCCTTACAGATTTGCGCCTGCTTTTCGGGGGTGAGGGCATCGTAGCCGGGTTCAATCTGCCGCGCATTGTCTTCCACGCTCAGGTCGGGCTTGCGATCCTTGTTGTCCAGAATCCAGGACTCCCGCTCGGTGACGCACTCCTGCCGGAACTCGCTCTTTGCCAGTTCATAGCCCCAGTCACGAAACGCCCCTTCGGTGTACTTCATGATGTTGCCTTTGTGAACCAGCGTTACCATTTGCTTATTCGGGGGCAGACGCAGAGCGTGACGCATGGCACGACGGACGAGCCGCTGTGATCCAGTTTTGCTGATGGGCTTGATGCCAATCCCCGCATCTAAGGGAATCTGCTTTTTGCCGTGTTCAGGCGTAGCGGGAATCAGATCCTCGTTTAGGATTTTGATCAGCTTCGTGCCGATTTCGCTGCCCTGTTTCCACTCAATGCCCAGGTAGATATCCTCGGTGTTCTCCCGATAGACGATCACGTCCAGCTTTTCTGGCGTTTTGTGGGGCGAGGGTGTGCCCGCGTAGTATTTGCAGGGACGGATGCAGGCATACAGGTCAAAAATTTGCCGTAGCGCCACGTTGAGCGATCGAATTCCACCCCCCACGGGAGTCGTCAGGGGACCTTTGATTGCCACCCCATATTCCTGGATTGCAGTCAGGGTGTCCTGGGGCAAATACTGGTAGGTGCCGTACAGCTCGCAGGCTTCGTCTCCCGCATAGACCTTGAACCAAACGATTTTGCGCTTGCCACCATAGGCTTTCTCGACGGCAGCATCGAATACACGCTGGGCAGCGGGCCAGATATCTACGCCCGTCCCATCGCCGCGAATAAAGGGAATGATTGGGTTGTCGGGAACGATCGGCTCACCGTTTTGGAAGGTAATTTTTTCGCCAGTCGTGGGTGGCTGAATTTTTTCGTACATAGCCAGGAGCATCTCCTTGTCAGGTCAATACAAGCGATTCTTTTGTAACAAGCAGTTTTAACGTTTCAAAGTCCCCCTTCGCGCTTTTAGCGCGGCGATTAAACAAGATGGGGGATTGAGGGGGCAATGTAGAACCTCTCGCACTTTTCAAACAATCTTTAATAGTGAACCAAAAGCGATCGCTTTGGTGTTCATTCCTTGCTAACGAGTACAAATCCCCTGGTTTTGCCCGAAGTGGAATCCATTGTGTTCATCGATCGCCACAGGTCATCGGCTTTCACCCAAACGGGCGGATATTTGTAGCGAGCCACGTCCAGAATCAAAAAGCGATCGGTTTCGGCATGGTAAGCGGCGATCGGGGAAATGTGTCCGCCTCGCTCCTGCCCGATTTCTCGACGCAGATAGTTAATCAGAATATAGTTTTGCGGCTCATTGAGGTTGGCGATCGCCAGTCTGCGAAAGTCCTCCAGCGAGGTATCGCCTGCATGGTAAACCGTGGATTTGACCGAGTAGCTTTGCAGCAGTTGCCCCAATTCATCTAACGTTAAGCCCTGCCGCTGCACGACTTCCGGTGCGATCACCTGTCTGGCGGCTTCGTTGTCAAAGAAGTTCTCCTGGGTGAAGACGTGATAGGGGTCGTACTGGGGGGCGATCGGCGCAGGAATGCCAATACTATTGAGAATCATCACCATACTGGCAACGCCGCAATAGGCTTGATTCACCTGAGTCACAAACTGGCTGCTCAGATTCCAGAAATCCTGTCGGGCACGACTTTCGAGAAATAGTTCCTCCCCTTGAGGCGAGTTAAACGCAATCAGGTTATCCGATAGTGGGAGGGTTTGGGCGATCGATCGTGCGGCAATTTGTCCCGATGTGAGACACAGCCCAACCAAAGCAAACTGAAGCAGCGCAATTCTTTTTCTTAGCATCATGCAGTTTTTCAGTGCATTCTATCGGCAGTTTGCTAGGGCTTCAATATCGGCACTGACGATCGCCTCCAAATTTCTAGTAATTTTTTCGATGTCCCAGTTCCACCAAGCAAGTTCTAGAAGTTTTTGGATAATTTCATCGGGGAATCGCTGTCGAATTTGCTTTGCCGGATTGCCGCCAACGATCGCGTAGGGCGCGACATCTTTAGTGACGACCGATTTTGCCGCGATGATTGCCCCATCTCCAACCTGCACTCCTGGCATGATCACCGCTTCGTAGCCAATCCAGACATCGTTGCCGATCACCGTATCGCCTTTATAAGCGGAATCGTCCGTCTGCGATGCAACCCGCTCCCAGCCCTGCCCAAAAATTTCAAACGGAAAGGTCGAGAAGCCTGACATCCGATGGGTTCCGCCATTCATGATGAACTTCGCGCCTCTGGCGATCGCGCAGAATTTGCCGATGATCAGCTTGTCTCCGATGAAGGGGAAGTGATACAGCACGTTGCGATCGAAATTTTCCGAGTCCTCCGGATCGTCGTAGTAGGTGTAATCGCCGATCGAAATATTGGGATTCGTGACCGTGTTTTTGATAAAGCAAACCTGCGGAAAGCCTGCCATCGGATGCGGATTGTTGGGGTCAGGATAGTTCATTGCCTTGCAGCCAATAAAAAAAGCCAACAAAAAACCGGATAGGACAAACCTACCCGGAATCGAAGGAAAAGGACAATTAGACTGAATGACAGACGAAATATAAACTCAGGCAGGAAGAATTACACGCCTACCGTGCGCTTGACTACCTGAGCCAGTTCGCCCTTCACGTACTTGGCAGCATAGTCTTCCAGGCTGAGTTGCTTGATCTTGGAAGCATTGCCAGCCGTGCCAAACTGCTGATAGCGATCGGCACAAACTTTCTGCATGTACTGGATGGAAGGCTTCAGGAAGTAGCGGGGGTCAAACTCAGAAGGCTTCTTCATCAGAGCTTCCCGTACCGCAGCGGTGATTGCCAAACGGCAGTCGGTGTCGATGTTGATCTTACGAACGCCGCTCTTGATGCCCTTCTGGATTTCTTCCACGGGTACACCATAGGTTTCGGGGATTGCGCCGCCGTACTCGTTGATCAGCGCCAGCAGATCTTCAGGAACGGAAGAAGAACCGTGCATCACGAGGTGGGTGTTGGGCAGACGACGGTGGATTTCTTCGATGCGGCTGATTGCCAAGATTTCACCAGTCGGCTTACGGGTGAACTTATATGCACCGTGGCTGGTTCCAATGGCAACCGCCAGAGCGTCTACCTGGGTTCGATCCACAAAGTCAACTGCCTCATCAGGGTCGGTCAGCAGCATGGAGTGATCGAGTTCACCCTCGAAGCCATGACCATCTTCCGCTTCCCCTTTGCCCGTCTCCAGCGAACCCAGACAGCCCAGCTCACCTTCTACAGATGCGCCGATCGCGTGAGCCACTTTCACCACTTCAGCAGTGACGTTGACGTTGTACTCGTAGCTAGCGGGGGTCTTAGCGTCTGCTTCCAGAGAACCGTCCATCATGACGCTGGTGAAGCCGTTCTTGATTGCGGAGTAGCAGGTTGCAGGCTCGTTACCGTGATCCTGGTGCATCACGATCGGAATATGAGGATAGGTTTCAACCGCAGCCAGAATCAGGTGACGGAGGAAGTTTTCCCCAGCGTACTTGCGGGCACCACGAGAAGCTTGCAGAATCACAGGGCTATCAGTTTCGTTCGCAGCCTGCATGATTGACTGGATCTGCTCCATGTTGTTGACATTGAACGCAGGAATGCCGTATCCATTCTCGGCGGCGTGATCCAGCAGCAGTCGCATTGGCACAAGTGCCATAGGTTTCCTCCTAGTTGGTGTGAATCAGCTAATTTGGCTTTAGGTCAGAAAAGCTTATGACAATCTTAAGATACTTTCCCCTGAATAAATTAATGGGGCGAATGAATATCTGTTCGATTTAGGTCTAAGCGTCGGATGTCACGATCAGCTTAAGTTTAAGTATAAATGCTCAAGGTAAATTTTCGTCAAGCTTCCTCAAAAACTGGCACACTGGACAATGGAGAACAAGAAGGGATAGACCTGGAATTAGACCATGCTGAGAGCCGGAATTGTCGGACTGCCCAACGTTGGTAAATCCACGCTGTTTAATGCGCTGGTGGCAAATGCAAAGGCGGAAGCAGCGAACTTTCCCTTTTGTACGATCGAACCGAATGTGGGCGTGGTTGCCGTGCCCGATGAGCGGCTGCAAGTTTTAACAAAAATTTCTGATTCGGTAGAAACCAT from Leptolyngbya ohadii IS1 includes the following:
- a CDS encoding Vat family streptogramin A O-acetyltransferase → MNYPDPNNPHPMAGFPQVCFIKNTVTNPNISIGDYTYYDDPEDSENFDRNVLYHFPFIGDKLIIGKFCAIARGAKFIMNGGTHRMSGFSTFPFEIFGQGWERVASQTDDSAYKGDTVIGNDVWIGYEAVIMPGVQVGDGAIIAAKSVVTKDVAPYAIVGGNPAKQIRQRFPDEIIQKLLELAWWNWDIEKITRNLEAIVSADIEALANCR
- a CDS encoding phytochelatin synthase family protein, whose product is MMLRKRIALLQFALVGLCLTSGQIAARSIAQTLPLSDNLIAFNSPQGEELFLESRARQDFWNLSSQFVTQVNQAYCGVASMVMILNSIGIPAPIAPQYDPYHVFTQENFFDNEAARQVIAPEVVQRQGLTLDELGQLLQSYSVKSTVYHAGDTSLEDFRRLAIANLNEPQNYILINYLRREIGQERGGHISPIAAYHAETDRFLILDVARYKYPPVWVKADDLWRSMNTMDSTSGKTRGFVLVSKE
- the fba gene encoding class II fructose-bisphosphate aldolase (catalyzes the reversible aldol condensation of dihydroxyacetonephosphate and glyceraldehyde 3-phosphate in the Calvin cycle, glycolysis, and/or gluconeogenesis); this translates as MALVPMRLLLDHAAENGYGIPAFNVNNMEQIQSIMQAANETDSPVILQASRGARKYAGENFLRHLILAAVETYPHIPIVMHQDHGNEPATCYSAIKNGFTSVMMDGSLEADAKTPASYEYNVNVTAEVVKVAHAIGASVEGELGCLGSLETGKGEAEDGHGFEGELDHSMLLTDPDEAVDFVDRTQVDALAVAIGTSHGAYKFTRKPTGEILAISRIEEIHRRLPNTHLVMHGSSSVPEDLLALINEYGGAIPETYGVPVEEIQKGIKSGVRKINIDTDCRLAITAAVREALMKKPSEFDPRYFLKPSIQYMQKVCADRYQQFGTAGNASKIKQLSLEDYAAKYVKGELAQVVKRTVGV
- a CDS encoding NADP-dependent isocitrate dehydrogenase, whose product is MYEKIQPPTTGEKITFQNGEPIVPDNPIIPFIRGDGTGVDIWPAAQRVFDAAVEKAYGGKRKIVWFKVYAGDEACELYGTYQYLPQDTLTAIQEYGVAIKGPLTTPVGGGIRSLNVALRQIFDLYACIRPCKYYAGTPSPHKTPEKLDVIVYRENTEDIYLGIEWKQGSEIGTKLIKILNEDLIPATPEHGKKQIPLDAGIGIKPISKTGSQRLVRRAMRHALRLPPNKQMVTLVHKGNIMKYTEGAFRDWGYELAKSEFRQECVTERESWILDNKDRKPDLSVEDNARQIEPGYDALTPEKQAQICKEVQSVLDEIGATHGNGQWKTKVMVNDRIADSIFQQIQTRPDEYSILATMNLNGDYLSDAAAAIVGGLGMGPGANIGDSSAVFEATHGTAPKHAGLDRINPGSVILSGVMMLEYMGWQEAADLIKQGIGAAISNREVTYDLARLMEPPVEPPLKCSEFAEAIVRHFDD